A DNA window from Hordeum vulgare subsp. vulgare chromosome 1H, MorexV3_pseudomolecules_assembly, whole genome shotgun sequence contains the following coding sequences:
- the LOC123403273 gene encoding uncharacterized protein LOC123403273 — protein sequence MGGDYVVILVLVCFLCRTWELTLVDSIDIDGNLVTDEKNTTLLTPKSLHFPWRANIKDEGSGIISHYAMWHTKPGQFYGLRAEMSIWASPNQENSQESGTSLQMYCQDGGNYNLIQVGFHISPSLYHNKDIRFFTYWTKDLKSRGCYNLKCPGFVSASGANLVPGQAIAPPSIYGEQDYSVRLSLNQDPNSEDWVVYRHDLEKLSLLGHFPKKLCRGTPRIQALTGFVNYLKNAHGPPMGSGHFPDHDDKKSGYFKHIRYINPNGHSYTLFDVPMVKLVDRLDCYRANDLFLDYKKGYMFHYGGPSGCVG from the exons ATGGGAGGCGATTATGTTGTCATACTAGTCTTAGTGTGCTTTTTATGTAGAACTTGGGAACTCACCTTGGTTGATTCGATAGACATAGATGGCAATCTTGTGACAGATGAGAAG AACACCACACTTTTAACACCTAAATCTTTACATTTTCCTTGGAGAGCTAATATCAAGGATGAAGGAAGCGGCATTATTTCTCAT TATGCAATGTGGCACACAAAGCCAGGACAATTCTATGGCCTTCGAGCTGAGATGAGTATATGGGCTTcaccaaatcaagaaaactcccaaGAATCTGGAACATCCTTACAGATGTACTGTCAAGATGGAGGAAACTACAACTTAATTCAAGTTGGATTTCAC atttcccCCTCCTTATACCACAACAAAGATATTCGCTTCTTTACATATTGGACT AAGGACTTGAAATCAAGGGGGTGCTACAACTTGAAGTGCCCAGGCTTTGTTTCTGCAAGTGGAGCTAATCTGGTACCTGGACAAGCCATTGCTCCTCCATCAATTTATGGGGAACAAGACTACTCGGTTAGGCTTAGCCTCAACCAG GATCCAAATTCCGAAGATTGGGTGGTGTACCGTCATGATTTAGAAAAACTATCATTGTTGGGACATTTTCCAAAGAAGCTTTGCCGTGGAACACCACGTATACAAGCCTTGACTGGATTCGTGAATTACTTGAAGAATGCACATGGTCCTCCAATGGGTAGCGGCCACTTCCCCGATCATGATGATAAGAAATCTGGGTATTTCAAGCACATTCGGTATATCAACCCAAATGGTCATTCTTATACCCTCTTTGACGTTCCCATGGTCAAGTTAGTTGATAGGCTAGATTGTTATAGAGCAAATGATTTATTTCTCGATTATAAGAAGGGTTATATGTTCCACTATGGTGGACCAAGTGGTTGTGTTGGTTGA